Proteins encoded within one genomic window of Anopheles gambiae chromosome 3, idAnoGambNW_F1_1, whole genome shotgun sequence:
- the LOC133393104 gene encoding uncharacterized protein LOC133393104, whose amino-acid sequence MFISDKESTCQGPGRKHTYVADIGTGPSKETCRASSTRQATDSNAGRTPRVVPAKSKKDQVDIQSKVAAKTNRTLEGSLGKLAVGSVVEAPDGTQWKVVEVNNANGGIVAEVNVIRDVPGPSAYAKRYVVAGAVSSSWRLIIDNGILNQIRKCTEIEARRVLQTKNWTLSFAELEAFLAILYIRGATESKGMEIDLMWSEKYGLPFCKNVMSRNRFREIMKFLRFDEKSTRSQRLQTDKFALISDVFSRFVSNCQTNYVPGPHISVDEQLFPSKTRCPFTQFMASKPDKYGQKYWMAVDVDSKYVVNIIPYLGKNYERPAEERLGDFVVKKLVDPYLNRGRNVTCDNFFTSLELAKFLKSKKKTSLVGTINKARREVPICVKKVKEKLYFTKAFKSDDTTLTVYQGKTKKNVVLLSSMHRDIRTGNDKKSKPETVAFYNSTKYGVDVVDQMCRKYSLKSASRRWSVHSFFNILDLAGINAWVLYKELTKENISRRDFLFKLGEELAEEYVENKSANANLPMTNAGGSRRRYKVQTSCHEGKSANECFTCNRPVCKKCTKRISYVCVSCEPGSDEAM is encoded by the coding sequence atgtttatttcagATAAAGAATCTACATGCCAAGGCCCTGGAAGAAAGCATACCTACGTCGCAGACATCGGCACTGGGCCTTCAAAAGAAACTTGTCGGGCCAGTAGCACTCGTCAAGCTACAGATTCTAACGCTGGAAGAACTCCACGTGTAGTCCCTGCAAAATCTAAAAAAGACCAAGTTGACATACAGTCTAAAGTAGCAGCTAAAACGAACCGCACACTGGAAGGTTCTTTAGGTAAACTTGCTGTTGGATCGGTCGTAGAGGCACCTGACGGCACACAGTGGAAAGTAGTGGAAGTTAACAATGCTAATGGAGGTATAGTTGCTGAAGTAAACGTTATAAGAGACGTACCCGGTCCATCTGCTTATGCTAAACGATATGTAGTCGCTGGTGCAGTCTCGAGTTCATGGCGTCTTATCATTGATAATGGTATTCTAAATCAAATTCGAAAGTGCACTGAAATTGAAGCTAGAAGAGTATTGCAAACTAAAAACTGGACTTTGTCTTTTGCTGAGCTGGAAGCATTTCTAGCTATTTTGTACATTCGCGGAGCTACTGAGTCCAAAGGCATGGAGATTGATCTTATGTGGTCTGAAAAATACGGACTTCCATTCTGCAAGAATGTTATGTCGCGTAATAGGTTTCGCGAAATTATGAAGTTCCTGAGATTTGACGAAAAATCGACACGATCGCAACGATTGCAAACCGACAAATTTGCCCTAATTTCAGATGTGTTTTCAAGATTTGTTTCAAACTGTCAAACCAATTACGTACCGGGTCCTCACATTTCTGTCGATGAACAATTGTTTCCATCCAAGACAAGATGCCCATTTACGCAGTTTATGGCATCGAAGCCGGATAAGTACGGGCAAAAGTATTGGATGGCTGTTGACGTAGATTCTAAATATGTAGTCAATATAATTCCTTATCTCGGAAAAAATTATGAACGTCCTGCGGAGGAGAGACTCGGAGATTTTGTAGTCAAAAAGTTAGTAGATCCGTACCTAAACAGAGGAAGGAACGTAACATGTGATAATTTTTTCACCTCCTTAGAATTAGCAAAGTTTTtgaaatcaaaaaaaaaaactagcttAGTTGGCACAATCAACAAGGCTAGAAGGGAAGTGCCGATATGCGTAAAGAAAGTCAAAGAGAAACTTTACTTTACCAAAGCGTTCAAAAGCGATGACACAACTCTTACAGTCTATCaaggaaaaactaaaaaaaatgtcGTATTACTGAGCTCAATGCATCGTGATATCAGAACtggaaacgataaaaaatcaaaacctgaAACTGTGGCATTTTACAACTCGACCAAGTACGGAGTTGATGTAGTTGACCAAATGTGTAGAAAATACTCCTTGAAAAGTGCTAGTAGAAGATGGTctgttcattcattttttaatattctgGATTTGGCGGGAATCAATGCTTGGGTCTTGTACAAAGAACttacaaaagaaaatatatcAAGACGTGATTTTCTTTTCAAGCTAGGCGAAGAACTTGCTGAAGAGTACGTTGAAAATAAGAGCGCCAACGCTAACTTGCCTATGACAAATGCTGGAGGTTCTCGTCGGCGCTATAAGGTTCAAACGTCTTGTCACGAGGGCAAAAGTGCTAACGAATGCTTCACATGCAACAGACCagtatgtaaaaaatgtactaAAAGAATTTCGTACGTATGCGTTTCATGTGAGCCAGGTTCTGATGAAGCAATGTAA
- the LOC133393105 gene encoding uncharacterized protein LOC133393105 translates to MAAEPFSSSASRSICISCSISCNRRLRDSRMSSRPWFAPWFNAWNGELIPLLCPSLQSTATFVVVASLLGVLPSVVTVLDVPGEDGSYLGPPETLPLSCGVSGLAALSPDRLLGTHEFPTPGNPPHSPDQPR, encoded by the exons ATGGCCGCCGAGCCATTTTCGTCTTCTGCATCCCGTAGCATCTGCATCTCGTGCTCAATCTCCTGCAATCGTCGTCTTCGCGATTCGCGAATGTCATCGCGGCCCTGGTTCGCACCGTGGTTTAATGCGTGGAACGGTGAACTTATCCCCTTACTCTGCCCCTCTTTGCAAAGTACCGCAACGTTCGTTGTGGTGGCATCGCTCCTCGGGGTGCTTCCTTCCGTCGTTACAGTGCTCGATGTTCCCGGGGAGGATGGATCGTACCTGGGCCCGCCAGAGACGTTACCGCTTTCCTGCGGCGTTTCCGGACTCGCTG CGTTGTCACCTGACAGACTGTTGGGCACTCACGAGTTTCCAACACCCGGTAATCCTCCGCATAGTCCGGATCAGCCACGATAG